The Anomalospiza imberbis isolate Cuckoo-Finch-1a 21T00152 chromosome 2, ASM3175350v1, whole genome shotgun sequence nucleotide sequence AGACTGCTCTGGTGTCTTGAATTTTGCTGCCAGATGTTCCAGCTTTGCATCACCATCAGAAAAGTCATTGGCCATCCACATCCATGCTTTGTCTGAGCCAGACAGCTGTTTCAAGTTCATTGTTGTTGTTATCCAGTGATTCGCACACACCTTCAGTACCTGCTCACGCCGCATCAATATTCTTACTTTGCCATTAACTTCATTTTTAAGAATCTTCAGATTGCCCACCCCACGTTCTTTCCACTGGCTTGTTTCTGGATCAAACCTGAACAGCTTTACTCTCTGGGAGTATAACACTTTCTCATCTTCCTCTCCTGTAAACGGTTCTACTTTTTCAGGCATCTGAACTATAGGTTCAAAATGGATATCATCACTGTCCTCCGTCTTATACACATCATCATCCTTCTCACTAAGGTCAGCAGATGTACTTGCTTTCTGATCTGCTTTAGAATTCTGTgaagaaaacagcttttcacCTGCACCTGAAAAGCCTTTGAAGTTAGGATCCTTTTTGCCAAATTGAAAGCCTTCCCTAGGAGTATTTTTTCCAAGCTCAGCAAATGTAGAAACGCTGCTGTTCTGCCCCAAAACAAAGTCGattttctccttgtttgctgTTTCTTGAAATTGGAATCCAATTCCACTGTCTGAAGGCAgttcctttttgtctttttcatcaACGCTTTTTGAGAAACCAGTCATATGCTCTTTGGATGGCTCATCTTTCTTAGAGGTATTTTTACTAGACTCCTGTATCCCAAATTTAAATCCACCTGCAGGCATTTGCATTGAAAAGCTAAATCCTTCCTTTGCAGGCTTAGCTTCAGTATCAGAAGAAACCTGAAATGTAAATGGTGGTGTCTTGCCTTGCTCAAGACCAAACTTAAAGCCTGTTCGCAACTGTCCTCCATCTAGTTCAGGCAATTTACTTTTCAAGCCAAAAGCAGGAGTTGGCAAAATATCACCAGCTGGTTTACCAGATGGATTCGGCGTTTCGCAGGATATGCAGGCTAGTGAAGAACCTTCATTTCTCACAAGACATGTAGTACAATCCCACTGACCTTCCTTCTTAGTAAAAAGCCCTTCAAACCCATTTTTCTGTGGCTTACTTGTATCAGCAATGGAATCAAGCCCCAGTGCAGCAGATGCCTGAAGAGAAGGTGTGGATGTATTTGGTTGATTTTGAGGTTTTGGACTCTGACAAGAACAGCAGTTCACATCTTTTGCTTCATTTCGGGTGAGGCATACAGAGCAGTCCCACTGACCTTCCTTTTTAGCAAAAGCAGATCCAAACTTGTCCTGCACTGTGTTACCACTTGCTTTCAAACTTGAAGAGCCAGTTAATGGGGTGCCATGTGTTTCCCACATACTTGGATTTGGACTTTGACATGACACACAATTCTTTACAGTTGCTTCATTTGGAACTAAACATACTTTACACTCCCATTGGTCCTTCTTCAAGAGATGCTGCCCAAACCCACCAGAAGAAGAGGCTTGCTGAGCATCCTTCCCAAGTGAAATGGTAGAGCTAGATGCAGTGGATGTAGCTGTAAGGGTGCCTTTGCTGTCACGTTCACTGCTTGTTCCGTCTTTTAGAAACTGAAAGCCCAAGCCCAAGTTTGTGGTCCCAGAAGTGTTTCTGTTGGGTTCCTTGATGTCTTgatttgctgtttcttttgcAGTCCCACTGCTCTGAGCCACAGATGTGTCAGCATTTGATCCcaaggattttaaaatattctgtgcCTCCTCAAACttttttttgaaaagcattGCTTCTTCAGGTGTTTTAAATCTAATTGCAAGCTGTTCCGGCTTTGGCAATTCATCCGCATAGTCTAAAGCATGCCATACAAATGACTTATCTGATGCAGCATTTGGAGTTAATTTCATATCAGTATATATGTAGTGATTTGCACAGATTTTCAGCACTTGGTCTCGTCTCATTAAGAGACGAAATTTGCCAGATACTTTATGTTTCAGTATTTTCACATTTCCAACACCCCTTTCTTTCCATTCTTTAGAGTCTGCATCAAAACGAAAGAGCTTGGCTCTGTTGCAGAAGAAttcttcttcatcttcctcaccTGTCTTTACTTCAATCTTATCAGGAAGTGGCACCACAGGATCAAAATGAGGACCATCATCCTCTTCATCTCCACCATGGGTGCTTCCTCCTTCTGTTTCATGACTTCTATTGGCCAAATCTGAATTTGAAGCCATAAATACAGACTTACTTGGTTCTTGAACACCAAATGCATCGCTCTTCTCAACACCTAGGTTTTTGTGTGCATTTTGTCCCGTGTTTTCTCGCAGAGAGACACCTGGAATATGTTTATTGCTAAAATTGAAGATATTTCTTGAACTGTTTGTGGGATCACTAACTGGCTTTTGTTCAACATATCTATCATCCTGTAAAGGTTTATCAGATGTCAGAAGATCCAAGAGGCTTTCTCTACTATTAAAAGGTGCATTAAGGGGCTGTGGTGCAACTTgagggggagaagaaaaagtgaAGTCCCCATCATTAGACTTGAAGTTAGGTTTAAACTTAAAAGTTGTTGGCTGACTTGGCTGTGCTGGTGTTGGCAGAGTTGGTTTTGATCCTTCTGCTGTTCCCGGCTGTCCAAATTTAGGCATTGCTTTTGGTTCTGCAGGCTTTAAAGTGGGTGGCGTGACTGAACAGTTTGTGAAATACCCCGGTTTAGGCAGTGATGGATTGGCGCTTGCCTGTGGAACACTGTAGTTGTAATAGTCATCAGCTGTACGAGGAGAAATTAGTGTAGTACCAGGAGAATCAAAACGCAGAGGTGGGCCATACATTTCTTGGGAAAACATACAACCAGAAGTGTTTTGCAGAGGGGGCGTATGCATGGGTGGTGGCTGATAGGAATATATATGTGGCTGAGGCGTAAGTCGGTTCATGCCATAAACAGGAGgctaaagaaaaagcagaaaacaagtgCTCTGCTTATTACAGTAACAAAGAGGACAAAATCTTACTGTGCTGAAGCCCATGTGACGTGTACTCTTAAAAGAAAGGCATGCTTTCAAGTTTAAGCCTAAACCAGTTTTACCTTAGTTTAAAACTTGATGGGCATTTGagaagaaacattaaaaaagggGCACAATATGAATGggttttccatgaaaaaaagcTCTGAAAACCCCATTTTCTTTTGCCACACAGTTAAAGGGTGGAATAGTTAAGTGCTATCACACATACCTGTAGGAGAAATGTACAGACAAAATATATGTTTCTAGCTTTTCCACCCAAACTCCATATCCCAGAAGTTAAACAGGGAGACAAATCATAAATTTATCCTTAGCAGTTTAAATTGACCAAATTCTGCAGAAGGAACTGCAATTGTATCCAGCTATGTACAGAATCAAAACCAATCATTTTCAGGAGATCATTTGAagcaatttaaagaaataaatttattctCACCTTTGCTGGTGTTACATTGGTTGCAGCAGTTCCCAGAAGATACTGAGAGTTATAGGCAGGTGACTGACTGTAGAACACAGATGGGCCAGTGGTAGCAACTAAAAAGGAAGACCAGGGAAAACAGTTAATACTTAtcttttcttgttgttttctACATACTCTTCCCAGCAATCAGTTTTTAACTATGAATCATTAAAACATTTCAACATTATTTTCAAGAGTCTTATTTGATTTAGCTAAGCATTTAGATAAAAATTCTGCAGCAACTTGCCTGTTAAGGGGGCTTCATGAAGATTTTGTGCTCTCTGGTAACTGTCTGGTATTGCATCAGTCCCATAGTTTTCAGCAGGCCACCGATGAGAGGCATTTGTGTTGGAATTATTAAGTTTCATTTCTTGCATTTCATTCTGTTGAGACAGGGTGCCAAGCAAGAGTGTAAGTATCTACTGCACAGGTATTTGTCAAAGAAAATGTAAGGCATCATTGCCACCCTTTTGCTATTCAAAAGCATGTTCACTCCAGGGTATGggggtaattaaaaaaaaaaaacaagcgAAGAAATACCTGCCAGATCATGCAAGACATGGCCAAGGAGTACAAGGTACTTCCATAGTATTCAAAATCCAGAACAAGCCAGTAAAAAACCCAGAACCAAGTGGATAAGCTgataaaagtaaaattatttccatgtaCAGAAAAGAGTCCCTTAGATGGGTTGCCTTAGCACTCCTGTCCAAGTCCCAAAGAGGAGCTTTTAAGCCAAACGATTTACTCTGGTACTCATTTTAGGCAGATATATACAGAAGGTAATTCTAGGAACAGTAAGTTAGCCCATGCTCTTATCACTAGATCCTTACTGTAACTAAAAGGCCAACAGTTCATTACTGAATATGGTGACAAAACTTTTACCTTTAAAGCTTCCACTTGCTGACAAATCATTTGAAGTATAGATTTATGGTCTTCTGCCCACTGAGGGGGAGTTTTCGGAGAGAACTAGGAAAAGAAAAGTTAATTGATTCATTTCAATTTTTCTTACAAGATAACAATTCCCTGAAATAATAACTAGCTAACATACCTTGTAGGTCTTAGTTGGTGAAAAAGAGAACTTGGTTGGTGATGGAGTGGAATGTTTCATTGCTGAATCTACAGTTCGTGACAGACCGTTTCTGAAGGCAAGACTTCCCTCTTCACCATTCTCACCAAGTTCCTGGATCACTGTATCTAACACTTCTCTCACAGTTTCAAGAGACACTGGCAACTAGAAAGTTTTTTCAAACATGAGTCATGACTGCAATTCTCCCACAGAATAAGACAAACTACATTTAGAATTCTGGCTATTGAGCAATTCACAAGTCTTTCATTACATAAATACTGGGGATATTTTCAGCAAAGCTCTTAGCTTGTTCAGATTCACATAAGAAAACAACTCAcagactattttattttttcaaactaTCAAACTAATAGACAGTGCCAAAAGCACTGTTTACATTAAAGCTTTCATCCCACAGGGTAGCCAGGATACCAAATGATCTGGTAGGTTACAAAGTTACCCAGAATTTAACTTGCCTGAAAGTCTGGACTAAAAAACCACTACCTTCAATGCAAAGGATTTGATTTTTCAAACAGTAATCTAAGCTACTGCGTTACTTGGAAGAAGTTTTTAAAGCAAGAATTACTTACCTTTTCAGTAACTGACATATCTGAGGAGCTTTCTGCAATAATTTTCATTAGATAATACTTGGCTTTAAGAAGGTAAGTTTTATGCTCCTCATGTTCTTCTGGCAGCATGACATCATTTTCAatctcttctgcttttctttggaaaatcTAAAGAACAGGATGCAGAGTGAATTTTATCAGTCAGAAGGAAACTGAATAAAGAGAAGCATTTCTGGGTAATGCAACTTACAAACTTACCAAGGCAAGATTCCAGTATGACACCACATTCTCAATAGCTTCAAATGCTATTAATGCATCATCAGTTTTGCCATCAACTGCATCCAACATAGCAAATGCTATCTGTGCCTCTTCTTCATACCCTGTAACCTGAAAGACCTACAAATAAAGTGAAGGAAAACTTGTACTTCACAATGGAACAACACAACCTTTTTTCCTCTAACACCAGGAGAATTCTTTTTCAAGAAAGTTGGTACTGAGGGTGTTCAGTGCCTTCAAATCATAAACACCATTTCAAAGGTAAGACCAAAGTTACAAGGAGAGAATTTTCCCCCTTTATAAAACACTATTACCAAATCTCACCTTTAAGAGTTTCACAGTAGTACAAACACGGAATAGTACAATGTTgacaaaaaatcccacaactATGTACATTTCTGACAGAGACCCTTCTCTTCAGCCTTGGCTCAATTGAGTGAATGTGTACGCTATTGAGTGAATGTCAACTGAGTGAATATCTACCTGAATGTCTACACTATGAAAGTGTTTGAAGAGAGGATCAGTAGGTTCAGAAatactccttttctttttgataATTTCCAGCATAGGCAGAACTTTCTTCCAGTAGTAGACACTTCGTCCAATATATTCCTTCTGGTCATAGAAGGAGTTAAGGTTAATTCCCTGGTGAAGAAAAGGGAATAGATGCAGATGTTATTTCAACAAATGCAAGTCAAAATGCTATTCCTACATAGCCTTCTTCTATTTTCTTTAAGAGTACCAAAGTCCTTCTCTGACATTAAGCAGAGTAGCTATGTTAAGTAACATACATGTAGAAAATAACACTACAGTTTAAGACAAGAATACTTCGTAGAGTGACTAGAACAATAAATTTGCCTGATAAAATAATCAGCTCTTCTTAATAATACATATTCATCCCATCCCCCATACCCTCAGTCGGTTCATAACtgataaaataagaaaaacacttttacttccatgtatttaaaaataatctcagCTTACTGTTTTCTGCAAGCTTTTTGCCCAGTATATTATTAAGGCAGGTTGAAGGCCATGCTTGTCCAGTGTTCGTAGAGTACTTATGCCATGCTGTACAATAAgcctcagctttgctgctgttcctgggctgaATATCAGAAGAAATATTCCTTGATTAGTATTTTGTGGTTTTCATCTGTTCACATACCATTCACTTGATGAATACAGCCTGCAGCTTTAGTCTTAATTTGCCTCTAGGTAAGAAATGCACTGTTAGAAATGAAAATCCCCTCTACAGAAATCTTTCAAGCATATCAAGTCCCTACTACAAAAAAGATTCAGTGCAAAAAATATGtccaaaaaattaattttgcaagACTCTATAGGGACAATGAAAACTGCTGCAGCAGACACTCCCTAGAGGCTTGATCAAACATTTCCAAACTGAAAAAGCCTTACACTGATTTTCTCTGAAGGAGAGTACGAACAGCATCCCACCAGGATCTTTGCTTTTCAGTATAGAGTTGTTTGCATATTGGCAATGGTAAGAATTGAGGCTGATGTGCACTGTATTGAGAATTAAACTTCTCTTGCAGTTGTAAGTTGCTAGTGAATATCACCCCAAGTAGGAAtacctgtttttaaaaaataaattgaagttATTAATTATCAAAAAACTTTATTTGTACAGTACCTTAAAAAACTTGAAAGTTCACTTACTTCAAGGTCTAACAGGCAAATAGATTCAGGAGCATCTGTCTCAAGTCTTGATGTTTCTTGAGGTAAgtgaaaaagctgttttaacCATTTGCGCATGGGGGGTAAGACTGACATAGAGTTCCACTGCAAGCCAAGCCACACAAGGTGCTGGAGACTGCCATTGTGCAATCGAATGGCACCTATGCAAAAAACAAGGTTGGATGCAAATGTCAGTTTCCTGCAAGCCCTCAATACTACTATCTGATCAAAGCTGGGTTTCACATTGCACTCTGTCAGAAGAGC carries:
- the RGPD4 gene encoding ranBP2-like and GRIP domain-containing protein 4 isoform X5 — translated: MMRRTKPEVERYVASLQAAAPSPREKSMKGFLFAKLYFEIKEYELAKRYISTYLNVQERDPKAHRFLGQIYEAEDNIEKAFGCYKRSVELNPTQKDLVLKIAELLCNNDVTDGRAKYWVDRAAKLFPGSPAIYRLKEQLLDCKGEDGWNQLFDLIQAELYARPDDIYINIRLVALYRSNNRLKDAVLHCQEAEKRIPLQSSLEWCSCVVETFEEYLESLQDLEYDKNNWRTIKKDHLLAYSSFVKLTLSSRDVQECREALESFDRALQSVKPYVSAADELSRTYVEMKGQLYMHAGALLLKMAQDNETQWRAMCELAALCYLLSFQVPKPKSKLIKGDQTGQDMLEMLACDRKSQSGHMLLNFSHGKQDFFKEIVESFANKSGSFALFDSLFESGASREQSFIGTDDIGNISTQAPVQMELHKYDIGAIRLHNGSLQHLVWLGLQWNSMSVLPPMRKWLKQLFHLPQETSRLETDAPESICLLDLEVFLLGVIFTSNLQLQEKFNSQYSAHQPQFLPLPICKQLYTEKQRSWWDAVRTLLQRKSVPGTAAKLRLIVQHGISTLRTLDKHGLQPALIIYWAKSLQKTGINLNSFYDQKEYIGRSVYYWKKVLPMLEIIKKKRSISEPTDPLFKHFHSVDIQVFQVTGYEEEAQIAFAMLDAVDGKTDDALIAFEAIENVVSYWNLALIFQRKAEEIENDVMLPEEHEEHKTYLLKAKYYLMKIIAESSSDMSVTEKLPVSLETVREVLDTVIQELGENGEEGSLAFRNGLSRTVDSAMKHSTPSPTKFSFSPTKTYKFSPKTPPQWAEDHKSILQMICQQVEALKNEMQEMKLNNSNTNASHRWPAENYGTDAIPDSYQRAQNLHEAPLTVATTGPSVFYSQSPAYNSQYLLGTAATNVTPAKPPVYGMNRLTPQPHIYSYQPPPMHTPPLQNTSGCMFSQEMYGPPLRFDSPGTTLISPRTADDYYNYSVPQASANPSLPKPGYFTNCSVTPPTLKPAEPKAMPKFGQPGTAEGSKPTLPTPAQPSQPTTFKFKPNFKSNDGDFTFSSPPQVAPQPLNAPFNSRESLLDLLTSDKPLQDDRYVEQKPVSDPTNSSRNIFNFSNKHIPGVSLRENTGQNAHKNLGVEKSDAFGVQEPSKSVFMASNSDLANRSHETEGGSTHGGDEEDDGPHFDPVVPLPDKIEVKTGEEDEEEFFCNRAKLFRFDADSKEWKERGVGNVKILKHKVSGKFRLLMRRDQVLKICANHYIYTDMKLTPNAASDKSFVWHALDYADELPKPEQLAIRFKTPEEAMLFKKKFEEAQNILKSLGSNADTSVAQSSGTAKETANQDIKEPNRNTSGTTNLGLGFQFLKDGTSSERDSKGTLTATSTASSSTISLGKDAQQASSSGGFGQHLLKKDQWECKVCLVPNEATVKNCVSCQSPNPSMWETHGTPLTGSSSLKASGNTVQDKFGSAFAKKEGQWDCSVCLTRNEAKDVNCCSCQSPKPQNQPNTSTPSLQASAALGLDSIADTSKPQKNGFEGLFTKKEGQWDCTTCLVRNEGSSLACISCETPNPSGKPAGDILPTPAFGLKSKLPELDGGQLRTGFKFGLEQGKTPPFTFQVSSDTEAKPAKEGFSFSMQMPAGGFKFGIQESSKNTSKKDEPSKEHMTGFSKSVDEKDKKELPSDSGIGFQFQETANKEKIDFVLGQNSSVSTFAELGKNTPREGFQFGKKDPNFKGFSGAGEKLFSSQNSKADQKASTSADLSEKDDDVYKTEDSDDIHFEPIVQMPEKVEPFTGEEDEKVLYSQRVKLFRFDPETSQWKERGVGNLKILKNEVNGKVRILMRREQVLKVCANHWITTTMNLKQLSGSDKAWMWMANDFSDGDAKLEHLAAKFKTPEQSEEFKQKFEECQRLLLDIPLQTPHKLVDTGRTAQLIQRAEEMKCGLKDLKTFLTDDKTKLSEEESVNPVCTSNTSDLVIKPHAESTGPTLEWDNYDLREEALDDSVSSSVYASPLASSPVRKNLFRFGESTTGFSFSFKSALSPSKSPAKQNQSRTSVGTDEDSDVTQEEERDGQYFEPVVPLPDLVEVTSGEENEQVVFSHRAKLYRYDKDANQWKERGIGDIKILQNYDNKQVRIVMRRDQVLKLCANHRITPDMNLQQMKGSDRAWVWTAFDFADGEKKVELLAVRFKLQDVADSFKQIFDEAKHAQERETLITPLSSRANTPKESPCGKNAVAVLEETTRERTDVSHGEDTSDTTVEAAEVSNTSETPTKAVVSPPKFVFGSESVKSIFSNEKSKTFTFGNTSATGSLFGFSFNPPRKNEGHIPASQNTAQKEMEVSEPPKISNATQKPVDSKVDNLPASTQDGPSNFSFRILEKGYRM